A genomic region of Gossypium hirsutum isolate 1008001.06 chromosome D01, Gossypium_hirsutum_v2.1, whole genome shotgun sequence contains the following coding sequences:
- the LOC107933083 gene encoding TNF receptor-associated factor homolog 1a isoform X4, translated as MTGIVSEGSGGDRSVEGISNGQCFQSGEALAEWRSSEQVENGTPSTSPPYWDSDDDYDSGLKPSELYGKYTWKIEKFSQINKRELRSNAFEIGGYKWYILIYPQGCDVCNHLSLFLCVANHDKLLPGWSHFAQFTIAVVNKDPKKSKYSDTLHRFWKKEHDWGWKKFMELSKLYDGFIESDTLIIKAQVQVVREKVDRPFRCLDRQYRRELVRVYLTNVEQICCRFLDDRRNKLGSLIEDKATWSSFCAFWFGIDQSTRCRMSREKTDVILKVVVKHFFIEKEVTSTLVMDSLYSGLKALEVQSKGNKTKSKLLDAEEMPAPIVRVEKDMFVLVDDVLVLLERAAALEPLPPKDEKGPQNRSKDGNSGEYFNKDSIDRDERRLTELGRRTVEIFILSHIFSNKIEVAYQEAVAWKRQEELIREEAAWLAESEQKAKRGASEKEKKSKKKQAKQKRNNRKSKDKGREEKAFVAAKEKHQEDNRDNETDASMMVEVQLVPEKSYLPDDVSDVSEAVDCGIEALQPDSEDRCASPVGWDTDTSEVHPPTEASSSGISSLSCMQNEVADKRSPSTMDDSSSTCSTDSVPSVVTNGSYKGNLFSNNQNKKSPSRGKNQLSKTSSDDGSWITETDNQPPSPALDGGDCNDASESSKAGESESEAALSSSLDQTTWVDQDALKKEVVLLQKKPSTHDPVDLERPKGKTVAIPSSPRNLLPTAKFGSDYSIAGSVGSVLVRKASSNDLRQSDQPASSKTLIQMTSIPKSEIQKAATSKPAENPVTPQVPMMSSPSSAPQISSLRPTASVVSMVQTTAVLSRSVSAAGCLGPNTTPATSYVPQSYRNALGNHVAPGSSHPNFSSSVAYSQPPASVPAPVYIPQSSERTDPNSVQPGFPFGMVTRDSLPNAPGWIESSQRDATTSCTTGRQTQGVFADEFPHLDIINDLLDEEHNVGRVARSATRFHSLGLLNRHVSSPSNLGMLGETVSSCGFEQAWSYWNNGFQQGYRNSLGNHCDTSREYIPQPSPLPYANGLTDGLTPTHWPMASLGMRNADAVNYPYYGREYSNLVCGVNGYSVFRPSDGL; from the exons ATGACTGGGATTGTAAGTGAGGGGTCTGGAGGGGATAGGTCGGTGGAGGGGATTTCAAATGGGCAGTGTTTTCAATCAGGGGAAGCATTGGCCGAATGGCGGTCTTCCGAGCAGGTGGAAAATGGAACACCTTCAACCTCACCCCCTTATTGGGACTCTGACGATGATTATGATAGTG GGCTGAAGCCTTCTGAATTATATGGGAAGTATACATGGAAGATAGAGAAATTTTCGCAGATTAACAAAAGAGAACTTCGCAGTAATGCATTTGAAATTGGTGGCTACAAGTG GTACATTTTAATTTATCCACAAGGTTGTGATGTTTGTAATCATCTCTCATTGTTTCTCTGTGTTGCTAATCATGACAAACTTCTTCCAG GTTGGAGTCATTTTGCACAGTTTACAATAGCTGTTGTGAATAAAGAtccaaagaaatcaaaatattcaG ATACTTTACATCGATTTTGGAAGAAAGAGCATGACTGGGGATGGAAAAAGTTTATGGAGCTCTCAAAACTTTATGATGGATTTATAGAATCTGACACACTAATCATAAAAGCTCAAGTTCAAGTGGTTAG GGAGAAAGTAGACCGCCCTTTTCGTTGCCTTGATCGTCAATATAGGAGAGAACTTGTTAGAGTATATTTGACAAATGTAGAGCAAATTTGTTGCCGTTTTTTGGATGACAGACGAAATAAACTGGGGAGCTTGATAGAAGACAAAGCTACGTGGTCAAG CTTTTGTGCTTTTTGGTTTGGGATAGACCAAAGTACCAGATGCCGAATGTCTAGGGAGAAAACAGATGTGATTTTGAAAGTAGTTGTGAAGCACTTTTTTATAGAGAAGGAGGTGACATCTACTTTGGTAATGGATTCGCTATATAGTGGGTTGAAGGCTCTCGAAGTCCAGAGTAAAGGCAACAAAACGAAGTCAAAGTTATTGGATGCTGAAGAAATGCCAGCTCCAATTGTTCGTGTTGAAAAAGATATGTTTGTATTAGTGGATGATGTGCTAGTTCTTCTAGAAAGGGCTGCTGCTTTAGAACCATTACCACCGAAAGATGAGAAAGGTCCTCAAAACCGATCAAAG GATGGGAATTCTGGAGAGTATTTCAACAAAGATTCAATTGACCGTGATGAAAGGCGCCTTACAGAATTGGGCCGCAGGACAGTGGAAATATTTATTCTCTCTCATATTTTCAG CAACAAAATAGAAGTTGCCTACCAGGAAGCTGTTGCTTGGAAGAGGCAAGAAGAGCTCATCCGGGAAGAAGCTGCATGGCTGGCTGAAAGCGAGCAGAAGGCTAAACGAGGAGCATCTGAGAAAGAGAAAAAATCTAAGAAAAAACAG GCTAAGCAAAAACGAAATAATCGAAAAAGCAAAGATAAAGGGAGGGAGGAAAAGGCTTTTGTGGCAGCGAAGGAGAAACACCAAGAAGATAACCGAGACAATGAAACGGATGCCTCTATGATGGTGGAGGTGCAGCTGGTGCCTGAAAAATCTTATCTTCCAGATGATGTTTCCGATGTTTCTGAAGCAGTTGATTGTGGCATTGAAGCTCTTCAGCCTGATTCAGAAGACAGATGTGCTAGTCCTGTTGGTTGGGATACAGATACATCCGAAGTTCACCCTCCCACAGAAGCTAGTAGCAGTGGAATAAGTAGCTTATCATGTATGCAAAATGAAGTAGCTGATAAAAGGAGCCCATCTACGATGGATGATAGTTCCTCAACATGTTCGACAGATTCGGTACCATCAGTAGTAACAAATGGCTCCTATAAAGGCAACTTATTTTCAAACAACCAAAATAAGAAATCACCTAGCAG AGGAAAGAACCAGCTAAGTAAAACGTCAAGTGATGATGGTAGTTGGATCACAGAAACTGATAATCAGCCGCCTTCCCCTGCATTAGATGGAGGGGATTGTAATGATGCTTCTGAAAGCAGCAAGGCAGGTGAATCCGAGTCTGAGGCTGCTCTTTCCTCCTCGCTGGACCAGACTACTTGGGTTGACCAGGATGCTCTTAAGAAG GAAGTTGTTTTGCTGCAAAAGAAACCAAGCACCCACGATCCGGTTGATTTAGAAAGGCCTAAGGGGAAGACAGTTGCTATACCATCCTCTCCGAGAAATCTGCTACCGACTGCTAAGTTTGGGTCAGATTACAGTATTGCTGGCAGTGTAGGTTCTGTGCTAGTTAGGAAGGCATCGTCAAATGACCTGCGGCAGAGTGATCAACCTGCATCTTCGAAAACATTGAtccaaatgactagtataccaaAATCCGAGATTCAAAAGGCTGCAACTTCAAAACCAGCTGAAAATCCTGTGACCCCACAAGTGCCTATGATGTCAAGTCCCTCTAGTGCTCCTCAAATTTCTAGTCTTAGGCCAACTGCTTCTGTTGTTTCTATGGTTCAAACAACTGCGGTTCTTTCTCGTTCTGTTAGCGCAGCTGGCTGTTTAGGTCCCAACACAACCCCAGCTACAAGTTATGTTCCTCAATCTTACAGAAATGCCTTGGGTAACCATGTTGCTCCTGGTTCTAGTCATCCTAACTTCTCTAGCTCAGTAGCATACTCACAACCACCAGCCTCGGTTCCTGCACCAGTGTATATTCCCCAGAGCTCAGAGAGGACGGACCCAAATTCTGTGCAACCAGGCTTTCCATTTGGCATGGTAACTCGGGATAGCCTGCCAAATGCACCCGGGTGGATTGAGAGTTCTCAAAGGGATGCCACTACAA GCTGCACAACCGGACGTCAGACCCAAGGTGTCTTTGCCGATGAGTTCCCCCATCTCGATATCATCAATGACTTGCTTGACGAGGAACACAATGTCGGGAGGGTAGCCAGGTCAGCAACACGCTTCCATTCTCTTGGTTTATTAAACCGTCATGTTTCGTCTCCATCCAATTTGGGCATGTTGGGTGAGACAGTATCCTCATGCGGGTTTGAACAAGCATGGAGTTACTGGAACAATGGGTTCCAGCAAGGTTACAGAAATTCCTTGGGAAACCATTGCGATACATCTAGAGAATATATTCCACAACCTAGCCCCCTACCTTATGCCAATGGACTAACTGATGGATTGACCCCAACACATTGGCCAATGGCTTCACTTGGCATGAGGAATGCTGATGCAGTCAATTATCCATACTACGGTCGAGAGTATTCTAATCTGGTCTGTGGTGTCAACGGCTATTCAGTATTCCGACCATCCGATGGACTCTAA
- the LOC107933083 gene encoding TNF receptor-associated factor homolog 1b isoform X8, with amino-acid sequence MTGIVSEGSGGDRSVEGISNGQCFQSGEALAEWRSSEQVENGTPSTSPPYWDSDDDYDSGLKPSELYGKYTWKIEKFSQINKRELRSNAFEIGGYKWYILIYPQGCDVCNHLSLFLCVANHDKLLPGWSHFAQFTIAVVNKDPKKSKYSDTLHRFWKKEHDWGWKKFMELSKLYDGFIESDTLIIKAQVQVVREKVDRPFRCLDRQYRRELVRVYLTNVEQICCRFLDDRRNKLGSLIEDKATWSSFCAFWFGIDQSTRCRMSREKTDVILKVVVKHFFIEKEVTSTLVMDSLYSGLKALEVQSKGNKTKSKLLDAEEMPAPIVRVEKDMFVLVDDVLVLLERAAALEPLPPKDEKGPQNRSKDGNSGEYFNKDSIDRDERRLTELGRRTVEIFILSHIFSNKIEVAYQEAVAWKRQEELIREEAAWLAESEQKAKRGASEKEKKSKKKQAKQKRNNRKSKDKGREEKAFVAAKEKHQEDNRDNETDASMMVEVQLVPEKSYLPDDVSDVSEAVDCGIEALQPDSEDRCASPVGWDTDTSEVHPPTEASSSGISSLSCMQNEVADKRSPSTMDDSSSTCSTDSVPSVVTNGSYKGNLFSNNQNKKSPSRGKNQLSKTSSDDGSWITETDNQPPSPALDGGDCNDASESSKAGESESEAALSSSLDQTTWVDQDALKKEVVLLQKKPSTHDPVDLERPKGKTVAIPSSPRNLLPTAKFGSDYSIAGSVGSVLVRKASSNDLRQSDQPASSKTLIQMTSIPKSEIQKAATSKPAENPVTPQVPMMSSPSSAPQISSLRPTASVVSMVQTTAVLSRSVSAAGCLGPNTTPATSYVPQSYRNALGNHVAPGSSHPNFSSSVAYSQPPASVPAPVYIPQSSERTDPNSVQPGFPFGMVTRDSLPNAPGWIESSQRDATTSCTTGRQTQGVFADEFPHLDIINDLLDEEHNVGRVASILMRV; translated from the exons ATGACTGGGATTGTAAGTGAGGGGTCTGGAGGGGATAGGTCGGTGGAGGGGATTTCAAATGGGCAGTGTTTTCAATCAGGGGAAGCATTGGCCGAATGGCGGTCTTCCGAGCAGGTGGAAAATGGAACACCTTCAACCTCACCCCCTTATTGGGACTCTGACGATGATTATGATAGTG GGCTGAAGCCTTCTGAATTATATGGGAAGTATACATGGAAGATAGAGAAATTTTCGCAGATTAACAAAAGAGAACTTCGCAGTAATGCATTTGAAATTGGTGGCTACAAGTG GTACATTTTAATTTATCCACAAGGTTGTGATGTTTGTAATCATCTCTCATTGTTTCTCTGTGTTGCTAATCATGACAAACTTCTTCCAG GTTGGAGTCATTTTGCACAGTTTACAATAGCTGTTGTGAATAAAGAtccaaagaaatcaaaatattcaG ATACTTTACATCGATTTTGGAAGAAAGAGCATGACTGGGGATGGAAAAAGTTTATGGAGCTCTCAAAACTTTATGATGGATTTATAGAATCTGACACACTAATCATAAAAGCTCAAGTTCAAGTGGTTAG GGAGAAAGTAGACCGCCCTTTTCGTTGCCTTGATCGTCAATATAGGAGAGAACTTGTTAGAGTATATTTGACAAATGTAGAGCAAATTTGTTGCCGTTTTTTGGATGACAGACGAAATAAACTGGGGAGCTTGATAGAAGACAAAGCTACGTGGTCAAG CTTTTGTGCTTTTTGGTTTGGGATAGACCAAAGTACCAGATGCCGAATGTCTAGGGAGAAAACAGATGTGATTTTGAAAGTAGTTGTGAAGCACTTTTTTATAGAGAAGGAGGTGACATCTACTTTGGTAATGGATTCGCTATATAGTGGGTTGAAGGCTCTCGAAGTCCAGAGTAAAGGCAACAAAACGAAGTCAAAGTTATTGGATGCTGAAGAAATGCCAGCTCCAATTGTTCGTGTTGAAAAAGATATGTTTGTATTAGTGGATGATGTGCTAGTTCTTCTAGAAAGGGCTGCTGCTTTAGAACCATTACCACCGAAAGATGAGAAAGGTCCTCAAAACCGATCAAAG GATGGGAATTCTGGAGAGTATTTCAACAAAGATTCAATTGACCGTGATGAAAGGCGCCTTACAGAATTGGGCCGCAGGACAGTGGAAATATTTATTCTCTCTCATATTTTCAG CAACAAAATAGAAGTTGCCTACCAGGAAGCTGTTGCTTGGAAGAGGCAAGAAGAGCTCATCCGGGAAGAAGCTGCATGGCTGGCTGAAAGCGAGCAGAAGGCTAAACGAGGAGCATCTGAGAAAGAGAAAAAATCTAAGAAAAAACAG GCTAAGCAAAAACGAAATAATCGAAAAAGCAAAGATAAAGGGAGGGAGGAAAAGGCTTTTGTGGCAGCGAAGGAGAAACACCAAGAAGATAACCGAGACAATGAAACGGATGCCTCTATGATGGTGGAGGTGCAGCTGGTGCCTGAAAAATCTTATCTTCCAGATGATGTTTCCGATGTTTCTGAAGCAGTTGATTGTGGCATTGAAGCTCTTCAGCCTGATTCAGAAGACAGATGTGCTAGTCCTGTTGGTTGGGATACAGATACATCCGAAGTTCACCCTCCCACAGAAGCTAGTAGCAGTGGAATAAGTAGCTTATCATGTATGCAAAATGAAGTAGCTGATAAAAGGAGCCCATCTACGATGGATGATAGTTCCTCAACATGTTCGACAGATTCGGTACCATCAGTAGTAACAAATGGCTCCTATAAAGGCAACTTATTTTCAAACAACCAAAATAAGAAATCACCTAGCAG AGGAAAGAACCAGCTAAGTAAAACGTCAAGTGATGATGGTAGTTGGATCACAGAAACTGATAATCAGCCGCCTTCCCCTGCATTAGATGGAGGGGATTGTAATGATGCTTCTGAAAGCAGCAAGGCAGGTGAATCCGAGTCTGAGGCTGCTCTTTCCTCCTCGCTGGACCAGACTACTTGGGTTGACCAGGATGCTCTTAAGAAG GAAGTTGTTTTGCTGCAAAAGAAACCAAGCACCCACGATCCGGTTGATTTAGAAAGGCCTAAGGGGAAGACAGTTGCTATACCATCCTCTCCGAGAAATCTGCTACCGACTGCTAAGTTTGGGTCAGATTACAGTATTGCTGGCAGTGTAGGTTCTGTGCTAGTTAGGAAGGCATCGTCAAATGACCTGCGGCAGAGTGATCAACCTGCATCTTCGAAAACATTGAtccaaatgactagtataccaaAATCCGAGATTCAAAAGGCTGCAACTTCAAAACCAGCTGAAAATCCTGTGACCCCACAAGTGCCTATGATGTCAAGTCCCTCTAGTGCTCCTCAAATTTCTAGTCTTAGGCCAACTGCTTCTGTTGTTTCTATGGTTCAAACAACTGCGGTTCTTTCTCGTTCTGTTAGCGCAGCTGGCTGTTTAGGTCCCAACACAACCCCAGCTACAAGTTATGTTCCTCAATCTTACAGAAATGCCTTGGGTAACCATGTTGCTCCTGGTTCTAGTCATCCTAACTTCTCTAGCTCAGTAGCATACTCACAACCACCAGCCTCGGTTCCTGCACCAGTGTATATTCCCCAGAGCTCAGAGAGGACGGACCCAAATTCTGTGCAACCAGGCTTTCCATTTGGCATGGTAACTCGGGATAGCCTGCCAAATGCACCCGGGTGGATTGAGAGTTCTCAAAGGGATGCCACTACAA GCTGCACAACCGGACGTCAGACCCAAGGTGTCTTTGCCGATGAGTTCCCCCATCTCGATATCATCAATGACTTGCTTGACGAGGAACACAATGTCGGGAGGGTAGCCAG TATCCTCATGCGGGTTTGA
- the LOC107933083 gene encoding TNF receptor-associated factor homolog 1a isoform X2, which translates to MTGIVSEGSGGDRSVEGISNGQCFQSGEALAEWRSSEQVENGTPSTSPPYWDSDDDYDSGLKPSELYGKYTWKIEKFSQINKRELRSNAFEIGGYKWYILIYPQGCDVCNHLSLFLCVANHDKLLPGLILSLNFNLDSLSYCILLLDLYGSSLYSKTGWSHFAQFTIAVVNKDPKKSKYSDTLHRFWKKEHDWGWKKFMELSKLYDGFIESDTLIIKAQVQVVREKVDRPFRCLDRQYRRELVRVYLTNVEQICCRFLDDRRNKLGSLIEDKATWSSFCAFWFGIDQSTRCRMSREKTDVILKVVVKHFFIEKEVTSTLVMDSLYSGLKALEVQSKGNKTKSKLLDAEEMPAPIVRVEKDMFVLVDDVLVLLERAAALEPLPPKDEKGPQNRSKDGNSGEYFNKDSIDRDERRLTELGRRTVEIFILSHIFSNKIEVAYQEAVAWKRQEELIREEAAWLAESEQKAKRGASEKEKKSKKKQAKQKRNNRKSKDKGREEKAFVAAKEKHQEDNRDNETDASMMVEVQLVPEKSYLPDDVSDVSEAVDCGIEALQPDSEDRCASPVGWDTDTSEVHPPTEASSSGISSLSCMQNEVADKRSPSTMDDSSSTCSTDSVPSVVTNGSYKGNLFSNNQNKKSPSRGKNQLSKTSSDDGSWITETDNQPPSPALDGGDCNDASESSKAGESESEAALSSSLDQTTWVDQDALKKEVVLLQKKPSTHDPVDLERPKGKTVAIPSSPRNLLPTAKFGSDYSIAGSVGSVLVRKASSNDLRQSDQPASSKTLIQMTSIPKSEIQKAATSKPAENPVTPQVPMMSSPSSAPQISSLRPTASVVSMVQTTAVLSRSVSAAGCLGPNTTPATSYVPQSYRNALGNHVAPGSSHPNFSSSVAYSQPPASVPAPVYIPQSSERTDPNSVQPGFPFGMVTRDSLPNAPGWIESSQRDATTSCTTGRQTQGVFADEFPHLDIINDLLDEEHNVGRVARSATRFHSLGLLNRHVSSPSNLGMLGETVSSCGFEQAWSYWNNGFQQGYRNSLGNHCDTSREYIPQPSPLPYANGLTDGLTPTHWPMASLGMRNADAVNYPYYGREYSNLVCGVNGYSVFRPSDGL; encoded by the exons ATGACTGGGATTGTAAGTGAGGGGTCTGGAGGGGATAGGTCGGTGGAGGGGATTTCAAATGGGCAGTGTTTTCAATCAGGGGAAGCATTGGCCGAATGGCGGTCTTCCGAGCAGGTGGAAAATGGAACACCTTCAACCTCACCCCCTTATTGGGACTCTGACGATGATTATGATAGTG GGCTGAAGCCTTCTGAATTATATGGGAAGTATACATGGAAGATAGAGAAATTTTCGCAGATTAACAAAAGAGAACTTCGCAGTAATGCATTTGAAATTGGTGGCTACAAGTG GTACATTTTAATTTATCCACAAGGTTGTGATGTTTGTAATCATCTCTCATTGTTTCTCTGTGTTGCTAATCATGACAAACTTCTTCCAGGTTTGATATTATCACTAAATTTCAATTTGGATTCACTATCATATTGTATTCTGTTATTGGACTTATATGGTTCCTCTCTCTACTCCAAGACAGGTTGGAGTCATTTTGCACAGTTTACAATAGCTGTTGTGAATAAAGAtccaaagaaatcaaaatattcaG ATACTTTACATCGATTTTGGAAGAAAGAGCATGACTGGGGATGGAAAAAGTTTATGGAGCTCTCAAAACTTTATGATGGATTTATAGAATCTGACACACTAATCATAAAAGCTCAAGTTCAAGTGGTTAG GGAGAAAGTAGACCGCCCTTTTCGTTGCCTTGATCGTCAATATAGGAGAGAACTTGTTAGAGTATATTTGACAAATGTAGAGCAAATTTGTTGCCGTTTTTTGGATGACAGACGAAATAAACTGGGGAGCTTGATAGAAGACAAAGCTACGTGGTCAAG CTTTTGTGCTTTTTGGTTTGGGATAGACCAAAGTACCAGATGCCGAATGTCTAGGGAGAAAACAGATGTGATTTTGAAAGTAGTTGTGAAGCACTTTTTTATAGAGAAGGAGGTGACATCTACTTTGGTAATGGATTCGCTATATAGTGGGTTGAAGGCTCTCGAAGTCCAGAGTAAAGGCAACAAAACGAAGTCAAAGTTATTGGATGCTGAAGAAATGCCAGCTCCAATTGTTCGTGTTGAAAAAGATATGTTTGTATTAGTGGATGATGTGCTAGTTCTTCTAGAAAGGGCTGCTGCTTTAGAACCATTACCACCGAAAGATGAGAAAGGTCCTCAAAACCGATCAAAG GATGGGAATTCTGGAGAGTATTTCAACAAAGATTCAATTGACCGTGATGAAAGGCGCCTTACAGAATTGGGCCGCAGGACAGTGGAAATATTTATTCTCTCTCATATTTTCAG CAACAAAATAGAAGTTGCCTACCAGGAAGCTGTTGCTTGGAAGAGGCAAGAAGAGCTCATCCGGGAAGAAGCTGCATGGCTGGCTGAAAGCGAGCAGAAGGCTAAACGAGGAGCATCTGAGAAAGAGAAAAAATCTAAGAAAAAACAG GCTAAGCAAAAACGAAATAATCGAAAAAGCAAAGATAAAGGGAGGGAGGAAAAGGCTTTTGTGGCAGCGAAGGAGAAACACCAAGAAGATAACCGAGACAATGAAACGGATGCCTCTATGATGGTGGAGGTGCAGCTGGTGCCTGAAAAATCTTATCTTCCAGATGATGTTTCCGATGTTTCTGAAGCAGTTGATTGTGGCATTGAAGCTCTTCAGCCTGATTCAGAAGACAGATGTGCTAGTCCTGTTGGTTGGGATACAGATACATCCGAAGTTCACCCTCCCACAGAAGCTAGTAGCAGTGGAATAAGTAGCTTATCATGTATGCAAAATGAAGTAGCTGATAAAAGGAGCCCATCTACGATGGATGATAGTTCCTCAACATGTTCGACAGATTCGGTACCATCAGTAGTAACAAATGGCTCCTATAAAGGCAACTTATTTTCAAACAACCAAAATAAGAAATCACCTAGCAG AGGAAAGAACCAGCTAAGTAAAACGTCAAGTGATGATGGTAGTTGGATCACAGAAACTGATAATCAGCCGCCTTCCCCTGCATTAGATGGAGGGGATTGTAATGATGCTTCTGAAAGCAGCAAGGCAGGTGAATCCGAGTCTGAGGCTGCTCTTTCCTCCTCGCTGGACCAGACTACTTGGGTTGACCAGGATGCTCTTAAGAAG GAAGTTGTTTTGCTGCAAAAGAAACCAAGCACCCACGATCCGGTTGATTTAGAAAGGCCTAAGGGGAAGACAGTTGCTATACCATCCTCTCCGAGAAATCTGCTACCGACTGCTAAGTTTGGGTCAGATTACAGTATTGCTGGCAGTGTAGGTTCTGTGCTAGTTAGGAAGGCATCGTCAAATGACCTGCGGCAGAGTGATCAACCTGCATCTTCGAAAACATTGAtccaaatgactagtataccaaAATCCGAGATTCAAAAGGCTGCAACTTCAAAACCAGCTGAAAATCCTGTGACCCCACAAGTGCCTATGATGTCAAGTCCCTCTAGTGCTCCTCAAATTTCTAGTCTTAGGCCAACTGCTTCTGTTGTTTCTATGGTTCAAACAACTGCGGTTCTTTCTCGTTCTGTTAGCGCAGCTGGCTGTTTAGGTCCCAACACAACCCCAGCTACAAGTTATGTTCCTCAATCTTACAGAAATGCCTTGGGTAACCATGTTGCTCCTGGTTCTAGTCATCCTAACTTCTCTAGCTCAGTAGCATACTCACAACCACCAGCCTCGGTTCCTGCACCAGTGTATATTCCCCAGAGCTCAGAGAGGACGGACCCAAATTCTGTGCAACCAGGCTTTCCATTTGGCATGGTAACTCGGGATAGCCTGCCAAATGCACCCGGGTGGATTGAGAGTTCTCAAAGGGATGCCACTACAA GCTGCACAACCGGACGTCAGACCCAAGGTGTCTTTGCCGATGAGTTCCCCCATCTCGATATCATCAATGACTTGCTTGACGAGGAACACAATGTCGGGAGGGTAGCCAGGTCAGCAACACGCTTCCATTCTCTTGGTTTATTAAACCGTCATGTTTCGTCTCCATCCAATTTGGGCATGTTGGGTGAGACAGTATCCTCATGCGGGTTTGAACAAGCATGGAGTTACTGGAACAATGGGTTCCAGCAAGGTTACAGAAATTCCTTGGGAAACCATTGCGATACATCTAGAGAATATATTCCACAACCTAGCCCCCTACCTTATGCCAATGGACTAACTGATGGATTGACCCCAACACATTGGCCAATGGCTTCACTTGGCATGAGGAATGCTGATGCAGTCAATTATCCATACTACGGTCGAGAGTATTCTAATCTGGTCTGTGGTGTCAACGGCTATTCAGTATTCCGACCATCCGATGGACTCTAA